Genomic segment of Bos indicus x Bos taurus breed Angus x Brahman F1 hybrid chromosome 27, Bos_hybrid_MaternalHap_v2.0, whole genome shotgun sequence:
CCATAATTGTTGAATATCACATTTCATCTTAGGGACTAAGGTAAATGTCTGCcatgaaagggaaataaaatgccTGCAGAGGATTTGGTCCTACGTATAATTTTGGCTTTTCCTGGGATAACCATGGAAGGTCAATTGTTCTGTGTCCTAAGTATTGACACAGCTTCTGAACCATaattacaggactggaaaaagtcacaaAGGAAGTCATTACTCCTTTTACCAAACACTTGTTAACATCGTAGCAAAGAAATATAGCCTAGTTATCATGGAGAGGCTAGTTAGTGGCCAAAAGCATGGGCTTGGTCATTTTGTATTGCCTGGGGAGTCCAGGAACTCTTCAGCACCCAGTAAACCAGCCGCTTATCTTTGAGTCCTGACCAGATTCGACACGAGCCCACACTCACGCTCTGGGGCCCACAGATCTGCCTGGGGTACCTGTAGCTCTTCCTCTCTGATGCCAATCATCCTCTCACCGCTATTTCCCTGAGACTCTGGTGGACTTTGGGCATCCTGGATCATTCCTGACTTTGGATCCTGGATCCATAGGCACTGGATTGTGTTAGACACTGGTAGAGAACTTTCTGGAGTGGCTGACACTCCAGGACCAGCCTTCTGTTTCTATCAAACCTTCATGGCTCCAAGATAGTACAAGCCAGACCGTCAGCCCTGGCTCAGGACCACGGACAAGAGCCAGCAGGCTGGGGGTTCCCAGGAACAGCAGGGTTTTTTTTCAGGGATCCTCCCCAACAAAAGCAGGGCAGCAAAAATTATTTCCATGGAATTTGTATTGATTTGCAGCACAGCTGATAGGACCGTCCCCTTCATCGCTGGGCCAGAAATCTCGATAGGGAAagctttcttcctccaaggggTGGCCCAGCTCAAGACTGTTTCAGACAAAGCTATTAATTTATAGGTCAGGTCAAGACTCAGAAAGTCACTCTCAAAAATGGACTACAACTGGGGGAGACGTGCTGCTCAGGTTAGAATGCCATGGCTTCAAATCCTTTGCTTGGGCTCCAGGGAAAACTAATTTCTAGTTTCTCCATCAACactttaatgtttttaatcaGGGCTCTTTACTGGTTTTAGACATAACTCTGGCTGGCAAATGCTTTCTCAAGTATATTGTTGAAAAAGACTCAGATGCCACTAAGCAGACTACCTCTTTTTCTGGAGTTCCTCTTCTTTCCCTGGGTGTGGTTCTTCCAAGATCAGTCAGTGTGGCCGAGTAACTCCTAGGGGACTCATGGTCTGTTGGAAAGGACAGGGCCAGAGTGAGTATCCACGTAATCAAAAGCATTTTTCCTGGTGGCAACTATATTCCCCTTCAAACGTGGAGAGATACCACAATGGAAAACACAGGCCTAAAACTCATAGGGAATTACAAAGATGTGATGTAAGACACAAAACAGAGCACTTTTAGAGGAAAAGTATCTAAGATTTCAgaagtattataaatataaagGTTTAATTGTTACACTGCTGATATAATTTATGCTGCAGCATAGGTAATTCAAAGTTACAGGGATTTTTCATCTCAAAGATTTAATACTTGCTGTTCTTTTTGCCACCAGTTTATAATTACTATGATAGAGTCTATAGAAGATGAAGACGGGAGCAACCATTTATAAAAACTGGAGCATGTTATGGAACAATTTAAGGATGtagtaatgaaaaaaaatatgatgATGGCAGAACTACATCGTGACcgttctcttctctctttctctctgtatttaaTGACCTATTGAATCTGAAGATGACATCTTAAGGTTTAAGGCTTAATAGACCATCATCTATTTGCTTCCTTTGTGTTCAACTATCTTATTAGAAAGTGAATATTTATCCCAAGAAACCAAAGGATAAAAATTTTCTAAACAGAAAGTGTTGTATTGGTGGCCAATGACTTATGAACTGTTGCATTGTTTTCGTTTGccttaaaacaaaatatacacaGTTAATTGCATTATAAAGTAAAGATGCAAGTATCTATCTTATGCTTTTATATGTGGAAATGTAAATGATATTGAATAACTGGAAAAGGTAGCTAATTTATGAAAACATTGCGTTATGACATGGCTCAATCAGTGAAAATTTCAAGTTGttgactttgattttaaaaatgtaaatttactgTTTTTGAAGCATGTCATATGGTGTAAATGAAAACAAACCTAAATCCTAATAAGATAAGAAAATTTGTGCAATAGTTACTAACAGTTGGGTTATATATTCTGCACTCAAATTCTGAATTACATCaatttgaattttgtttctgCTACCTACTCATTGTGTGAATTTGGTCAGATTTCTTGTCCTCTTTGTGtattaatttcctcatctgtaaaacagggctTACAATAATATCTATCATCTAGGTTTATGCCGTGTTATGTAGAAAATGTGTATAAAGCACTTTGGAATGTCTGGTGCATAAAAAATTCTGTGAACAATCCAAGTTTAAGCCTGGAAAATTCATTCCAGCTTCTTAAAATTTACACAGTAAACAAATGCACTTTAAGCATTACTGAAAAGGattgaataaaaatatcaaaacatcCTGTGTTTTCCAGTAATGTATACCTGAAAAAATGTCCTCCGTATTTGTCCTTGTGTTCCACTTTAAGGAATCAATGAAAATGAAGTTGAGAGTCACTTTTATCCTAAATAACCTAATTCAAATGTCAGTACAGGATTGTTTtagcagaaatagaaaataaattaaataatggagaggaagagaaaatgaatacATGACTGATGGAAATATGACTTTTACATATACAGCTTAAAGATATATTCACAAAAATTTTATCAGttgtatcttttaaaagaagaaagttatTAAACAAGTTCTATTTATTCTCTTAATTGCCCATCAATTACTACATTACATATTTTGGTTTTGCTTCCTGAGTGTGCTAATTTTTTATCTTCTATATAGAATGTAAGCAAATTATATATTGGGCGAGTGACTAGAAATTTAATAGAATCAAGGAAAAGATGTTAAACTAGTGATTTTGATTCATTTTACACAATGAAAAAAGAGTTAATGCAAAGTTGTCAGTTTCTTAAGGATACTGATATTCAATTATGATTTGTCTTGAAATTCTTATAAACTGGTAAAATAAGTTTAATTTGTCATTTCTATGTAACAGTTATCTCAACCCCAACATCAAGCTGCAAAACTGTTTATCCCTTTTGATTCTGAATGAGTAAATTTTTGTGATCACTTTAAGCCACACATCAAGTCCAAATATCCCATGAAGAAATGAGAACTATTCAGTAAGATGTTTTTACAACAAGCATTTGCTTCCCAACACATAATGAACCCAGGTGGTCACCACTCAAGAATGATGAGACGTAGGGATGAAGCATGAGAGAACTGGAGGGTGTGTATGTGAACcacaagggaaaggaaaggaaagtcggTCCACCTTGGAGATGCAGTGCGCTGGCGTGGTCTTGGTGGTGGTAGCTGTTGTTGGTGTCGTCTGGGAAGGAGGCACTGTGAGGCATTCTCCCACAATCGTTCTGGTACAACGGACAATGAATAGCACCTTCTTGAGGCAGTGGGTGAAAAGGCTGGTGCGTGGGGCTCCTTTTTAGGGCTTTGAGCGATGAATTCCTTTCAGGAATATCTGGCAGCAGTTCACTGATAAGACGGTGCAATATACTGTTGTCTGGCAAACTTCCCCTTCTCTTTTCAGCCTTAATTTGGTCGCAAATGTCTTTAAGGGCAGAGTCCAGAGCCTCAAACACAGACGTCTTACATTTCGCCTTTTCCATCTGTTTTTTGGGAGTTGAACTTTTTTTCCTCCGGAAAGGCACGGGACTGACTAGAAACGCCAGTTTAGAAAGGCCAGGGTCCATTTCTTGTCTTCTGGGCTCATCAGCGTTTTCGTGTTTAGCTCTTTCGTGTTTTAACATCGTGGTAAATCGAGTGTAGGAGGCAGGGCATCTGCCTTTGCAGGAGCTGATGAGGTGCcggtgatgctggtggtgatggtggtggtggtggtggctggaTCCATAAAAACTTTCAGAGGATGTGAAAGAAAAGTGATCAAAATCACTCTCGCTGCAAAAGGATGATCCTTCAATGTGAATGTAATCACTGTGGTCAGACACAACTCCGTCCTGGTCGCTATCAGAAAACTCCACGTGGGTTCTCGGTTGGTCGTCACTGGTGACTTCAATGTGGATGGGCACCAGGGCTTTAGACTTGTAGCTTCGCGGTATCTGAGAAGGGTGTCTACCTTGATTCTCTTCCTCCAGCAAAGACTCAATGGAAAACCGCCTTTGGGGACACAAACCATTCTGTTGCGGCTCTAGGGTTAGAGGAGATAACATTTCATCTCCCAAATTTGGCATGGACTTTGACTTCTGAATCAACTTTTCAAATTCAGAAATGCGGGTGGGGACCATGTCCCTGGGCACCTCCTCCGTGGAGGACTGGCTCCATCCATGGAGCAGCCCTTTGTGTTGCTGTTCCTTCTCATACTGCATTATTCTCGACTTGACGGAGCAGATGACTTCAGAGTTCATCAGATCCTTGCGGTTGATGCGGTGCATTTTCTTGTACATCTTTAGGAAGCCCGGGGCGTCGTGGGCCGACCTGTGTCGGAGCCTTGATCTGCCGTTACTGCGGCCCTCTTGGATGTAGGGGGAAGCCCACGTCACGGGGCAGCTCTCCTTGGGGTCCTCCTCGCATAACAGAGAACCCATACTTTCCGACTTGGTTTTCGGGTCAGGCAAGCTGTCGCAGTCATCATTTAAAAGGTCGTCGCAACTACGGGATTTGATTTTGGGGGAGACGGTTTCTTCAGTGCTGCTCCAGACCTCTGCATTTTGCCGGGCCATCTGCCAGCCGTTTTTGAAAGTAATGGCTCTCTGCGAGTCTTGTGGGACATCTAGATGCTGTCTGTAAGTGTTACAGTAATCTAACTCATGGGAGGGGTGGCCATTGAGCCCTGAGAAACTGCAAAGGGATGGACACGTTTGGCTATCGTCCCCACCTTTTAGTCCAAGGCAGCGTGGTGGAAAAGAGACATTGGAGAAGTTAAAAGGCTCGTAAAGAGGACAGCATGTCAGTTAGCATCAGATAGCACAGCAAAGAGAAAGCAGTTAGTGGGGTTCAACCCAGACACTGAATGTCATACGTGTAGCTTCAACTTAGAGAAAAAAGTCTAATTCTAAAGCAATAAGCATAGCTTTGCAGACAATAGTTAACCAAACCATATATGAAAAGTAACTGGTAttgctaaatatatttatttccattgCATACTTCATCCATCTTTATGCAAATATGGTATGTCAAAAATCTAATAGTACCTCGTAAGCCAATAGCATGACCTGGTAGTGGTTTAAAGGTTTTGTAATTAATACCAAAAATATTATAGATTTAATCATCTTAATAGGATCAGAATTTGAGtcttatttgatttataataataCGGACATAAAGAATAACTTACACATTTACGTTTAATTGATACTCCAATAATGATATCAAAGAATTTTTCATGGGCATTATATAGAAAAAGCTATAAGACAGaatattttccagaatttcaAAATTAAGTTCAGTTGCTGTGAACTACTACTGctaatatttttctaagaaataaacCAACTAGCacctttttaaacaaatgaatttaCCTCTTTGATTTCTCTACCTTCTACCTCTTATTAGGCAGGTTCCCATAAGGATAACTGGATGTATTATAAAACTTTGATCAGAGGTGAATGCATTTGCTTTTTTCCAGgaaaggtctttttaaaaaatcatttgcaaTATAATAATGTAGAGCTAACCCTGATGGAAATAGTACTTATGGAAATAGTCTTTTCTTTTGTGTTGCTGAGCTAATTAATGAATGACAGACAACATTAAATCTAACGGGACATGTTCTTAAAAATAAGCCTAGTGGAAGAAAATATCTCTGTTGACAGCTCCTGCCTTCCCCAAATTCTTCAAAAGTACATAAACACATTAAGTAGCTAAGTAGTATTTGGGAAGGGAAGTTAACAGCCCCCAGGATAAAAGCAAAGATCTAAAGTAATCAGAAAGAATCCTTTTAACTTTTTGGAGGGATCCAAGCATAGTAAGTCAATGGCATTTCATGACCTATTGGTTTCTTTAGGATATTTGTTTGTATAAATGAGTAGAATCTGGTAAGAGTGCTTCTGATAATTTGAGGAATGGTATATTGAAAGGGACTTCCTCCCTCTGAATGCTGGAATCTGGATCTTCCAGCAAGTACAGCTTTACTAGGCCATGGACAAGAGCTAGCACCTCCTGCCTATCCAGAGCGCAGTCATCAGAACCAAAAATCCTTTCTCACAAACCAGCTAACTCCTAGCTTTACTTTTATGTGGCAGCACTTTCAGTGCCTGCCTTTGGTATGTGTAGCTGAATCTCTGCTACTGTATGGAAACTTCATTTACAGCTCACTTTCTTCCACACTTCAAATtgcttctctcttctgtttcaaCCCCAGAGGGCTGGAAAAGACCTTGGGTCCCAAAATCGTAGGTACCTAtggatgctggttcaatcctaGGTTTCTGTTTTGGGACTATTCTTGTTACAGCTGCAGTAATATGTAAGTAAACAGAGATTTGAAGTAGTGACTGCTCCCTTTCAACACAACTCACTAAACTTCCAGAGAGGAGACAGGCCATATAGAAAAATGGCTTGTTGATAAACAAACTCCACAATAATGGACTGTTGTGAATTGAACACCATGTTACATACGGAACATGGATATTCTACTGTATGTATGAATACTGACTAAAATATAAACCAAGtgattaaagaaacaattttcaTAGGTTAGACAAACTTTTGTctagaattaaataatttaaaaaaaaaccaacccaattTATGTTTTAGGCAACAATGCTCTCTGTTGCTACTACTAATTTCTATTCTATAACTCTGATTAATTTTACTAGTTGTAGTAACATTAGAAAATTTTGACAGTATGCAAATGTTTGTAAATGTAATCTTTTAATAGCCTGACCATACATTTTTTGATACTTTAAATTTGTTCCAAATAACACACATGATATATTTGGAGACAAGAAAAGTATTAACAGATGAGAGTCAGAGTCCTTTAAGCCATTCAGAAGGTTCATCATCCTGACTTAGTCTGTGTATAGGAAAGCTATTGTTTTGaaactatattttattaaaatactaaCCCTAACCATCTCTGGGTGGTCATCATTGGACCAGCTCTCCCAAGGTTAAAACTTGAACTAGTAAATTATTTACACGCCATTTATTGCCACTCACCTTTTGCTCTTGAcggagaagaaggagaagaactAATGAAGGATTTTGTCAGGGTGGTGCTTGATCCTGGGAGGTCTGCTCGGCCTGGGCTAGTGCTCCTTGCACTCGGGTCCCCCAGGCCCCTGGGCTGTCCTACCGCAGGCTCGCTCCTCCGCCTTTTCCTAAAGTCGCTGGCCATGCTTGCAGAACTGCAAGAAGGAATTGGCTTCAGTTTGGCTGGTGTTGCAGGGATTCAAATGTGAACCAGAAAGATAGTGGAAGGTGCTAGAGGTGGCCACAGAATGACTCTCACCCTTCATCCCCCAAACTGCATTTTTTGGAATTCATTACTTAatataaaaaactatttatttacagTCACCTCTTTGAAAATTAACAGgctcatctgcaaagagtgacagattcatttcttcctttactatttggatatcttttctttttctttttttattttgtttgattgctgtggttaggacttcctagactttatttttcagaacagtttcatgtttatagaaaaattgattggaaagtacagagagttcccatgtACTCCCTTTCTCTTGCACACGGTTTCGCCTGTTATTATCATCTTTGTTAGTGTGGTACATTTCTTGCAGTTGATGAATCATATCAGTATATTATTATTCAATGTAATTAAAGCCCATAGTTTATATTAGGGTCCATGTTTTCTGTTGAACATCCTATGGGTTTGACGAATGTATGAcgacatatacacatacatacatccctCATATAAAGTATCATATATTGTATCATATAAAGTAGTGTCATTACCATAAAAATCCCCTGGGCTCACCCCCTTCATCCCTGCCTCCCGATGACACCTGGTggccactgatctttttattgtttctagttttcccttttccagaatgtcatgtagttggaatcaAGAGTATACAATGTTTTCAGATTAGCTTCTTTCGTTTAGCAGTGTGCTCTTAAGTACGTCCATGTCCTTTCATTGCTGGATAGCTCATTTCTTCATatcattgaataatattccattatatgaatgtgccattgtttatccattctcctattGAAGGACACCTTGGTCGCTTCTgcattttggcaattatgaataaagctactgtaaaatccatgtacaggtttttgtatgAACATAAGTTTATAATCaccatttaaagtaaaaattctcCTATTAGAGTAGTATTTTGTTACTGACAATTCAGTGCCATGACTTGTACCATACATTTTTTCTCTATATAGAGGAGTTGCACCAACATGAATATATCCAGAGGAGGGATGCCGAAATGGAAGAGATGACTGGAAAGAAGGAGGAAATCTGATAAGACCAATTTCTCTTACTTCAAGCTTTCCATAAGGTTTTTCCTAATCATCGTAGCTTTAAAAATCTTACACTGCAATTCCAACATTTAATTAATGAATAACCAATAATCTGGTCATCAAATAAACTATTTAGAGTCCTTTCACTTAGTTGTATTAAAAGATGCTGATAGCCTGTaagggcagatttttttttttatcatggttCTGAGTACAGCATTGTTTAAGACAAACATTAATGAACGAATATGTACATCACATAGCATGCTGTCTGTCAAATCATTAGATACAAttccaccaccaccagcagcaaCAGTATAACAGGTCCTATGACCAAAGTATGCTATTTACTGACATTATTGTCTTatacagcatgcatgcacagtaacCTATGAGGTATTTCAATAAATGGAACCTACAGACTATGCACGTATAGAGGTGGAGCCAGACCTTGGAATTTGTCTGCATTCTTCCAAAGAGGATGCCCATCTTCTATTATTATCCTGTCAGGGTCTGTGTGTCTTTATTGAAGTTAGATTAGAACTCTAAAATTCAAATATTCTAGGTACATACATAATTGCACAAGACATAAAAGGAGGGGTTTGGTGAGCTCTTTTCTTAGTGACCTTAATGCTGTTAAATGGCATGCGTGAAACCAATGTACAAAGGATCCAGTTTACCACGTTTTTCATTTATGTTGATAGAAATTTGCAGAAGGGCAAATTATTGTTGAATATTTGTTGCTGATGATATGATATGGCTGGGAGTCTGCATTTTTCAGTATTGTCACTGAATTGTGTCTGAAGTTCTGTAGTACTTTAAGGTAAGGGTGATGTTGAAGGCCTACAAACAGAACTTGCCTTGGTAGTCTCTTAGCACAGTTAGGACCTACAGGTAATTTGGGTTCAGTTatactttgaactgtggtgttggagaagactcttgagagtcccttggactgcaaggagatccaaccagtccactctgaaggagatcagccctgggatttctttggaaggaatgatgctaaagctgaaactccagtactttggccacctcatgtgaagagttgactcattggaaaagactctgatgctgggagggattgggggcaggaggagaaggggacgacagaggatggaatggctggatggcatcaccgactcgatggacgtgagtttgagtgaactccgggagatggtgatggacagggaggcctggtgtgctgcgattcatggggtcgcagagagtcggacacgactgagtgactgaactgaactgatactttgtCCCTTGCTGACTGTGTAAACCTGGCATGCTATGAAGCCTAAGTTTCCATTTACTAGAGATAAAATGTAGATAATAGTACTTAATTCATAATTAAGGCTTGAGTATATTTTATGTACTTAGAATGCCTGGTATATGGTAAGTTCTCATTTATCAGTTGTAACAGTATTtctaggccttccctggtggctcagtggtaaagaacatgcctgacaatgcagtagacacaggagatgtgggttcgatctttgggttggaaagatcccctggagaaggaaatggcaacttgctgcagtattcttgcctgggaaatcccatggacaaaggatcctggtaggctacagtccatggagttgcacacaACGACTCCATGGTATTTTGAAATGTGTGGTCAGAGTATAATGAACAAATATATGCAGgacataatttataaaattgtttATCATTtactacagttttaaaaaatgtatcctcATCATATCATCTAACAGTATGGAAAATTAGATGTTTATAATCCTTATCTAAGGAGAAGACAACTGAGTATGGAGGAGACAGGAAAGGCAAGAGTTTCTCGGCCTGTAAAGTGACCTagaattatttcacttaaacTTTATACATTCTTGAATATTTCCTCATATAAAATGATGCAGAAACAAGTTAAAACAATTTCATGAATTATGGTGcttaaaataaaggataaaaaattTATCATTACTATTTCACTGAAAAAGAAACTACTGGCATAAAATATTTTGGTTGCATAATGtaaggagatttaaaaaatttttcatttggaGAATAACTGCtctacaatgttatgttggtttctgctgtacaacaatgtgaatcagctccAAGTACACACATATgtcctcccttttgagcctccctccccacctcaccgcCTGTAAAGAGATTCTTACCTAGTGGGTCTTTCCAGGCTTCTGTCTATAGAGGATTGATACAATGAGGCCTGTTAAGACAGAAGGGTAGTTAACATGAAAATTTTTACCTTGGCAAAATTTTGTGTATCCCTGGACATTAAGTTAGGTATTCTAAAAAGAATATTGTCAAAATTGACATTAAAAATACCAATTATGGGCATTAAATTGTTTTCCCAAAAAGAAGTCATGAAGCCTAATTTCTACTTTCCTCTTATCTACTTTTTCATCTGATATACAATTTGAGGGGAGTTGGTTCCAGGAGCTCCCCAAGGATACCAAAAATCTGAAGATCTCAAGTCCCTTATGTTCAATGGTGTACTATTTGCATATAACTTACCCACAtattttgtatactttaaatcatctctagattacttataatacctaatgcaatgtaaatgctataGAAATAGCTGCTagcatggcaaattcaagttttgctttttggatatttctggattttttttttttttgtggggaaaatatatttgtccctaagttggttgaatccatgaatGTGGAACCTAcagatatggagggccaactgtacTTTTCTCTGTGTAactaaaaatattcataaatcaaACATTGCCTagggtgagaaaaagaaaaattaccccTTCATGTAGAAACAGActataaatagaaatttctcatATAAAGAAATGGTTTGATGTTTAAAGAAGTATTTGTAGCCATCATTCAATCCTTATAAAGCATAAATCTTTATACGTTTTTGTCATATTGCCAGGTGTAATTTTTATGTAGACATAAAATTTAAGCAGGACTTCTTTCGTCTGTCAACATAaacatgactttttaaataaaaaaaccaCAGAATTTGGTTTGAAATTAAACTACCTGGTCCTTGAATCAGGTACAGATTTGTATCTTTGCAATTATTTACATTCAGGGTTAggttaaaatagaatatttaatgAATCAAAGtataaacttttctttaaaagtggACTTTTAATCTTTTAGTCAGAAAAGCAGCTTTCAGTTGTCCATGGAtatagaacaaagaaaaatagatactATAAATTTGATAAATAATTCCAAATGCTTATTGTACACACCATTTTCATACTCCTTCATTCTGAGcaatacaatgaaatatatattaacaatttTTTGTTAGACATGGATTTGAGAGGTAAGTAGTTGTGGTATGATGTATGATGTCTAGGATGTCTAGGAAAATGCATACcacgtatgtgtgtatatatatactcacaAGCCCCATTACACACgactttaaaatatcttctattaactattattttcatttatactgAATGAGAATGGAATTGcccccaaacaaacaaagcaTCCCTATGCAAGAGAATACTACTCCCTCTTTTTAGACGgagaaaaagcatatataaaatacttagatTCTGAGGTTCTCAAcaaataaaaagatagaaaaaaaaattg
This window contains:
- the SORBS2 gene encoding sorbin and SH3 domain-containing protein 2 isoform X17 — its product is MSYYQRPFSPSAYSLPGSLNSSMIMQHGRSLDSSEAYPQHAQSLDGSVGSSVPLYRSSEEEKRVTVIKAPHYPGIGPVDESGIPTAIRTTVDRPKDWYKTMFKQIHMVHKPDDDTDMYNTPYTYNAGLYNSPYSTQSHPAAKTQTYRPLSKSHSDNGTNAFKDASSPVPPPPIPPPVPPFRARDRSSTEKHDWDPPDRKVDTRKFRSEPRSIFEYEPGKSSILQHERPPPLPTTPTPVPRDPGRKPISMSPCGEVTGSPSPPPRTSIPAPSPCAPALSPIRTDRINPDDIDLENEPWYKFFSELEFGRPPPKKALDYVQDHSPRVSNEASLYQSSIDRSLERPTSSASMASDFRKRRRSEPAVGQPRGLGDPSARSTSPGRADLPGSSTTLTKSFISSSPSSPSRAKGGDDSQTCPSLCSFSGLNGHPSHELDYCNTYRQHLDVPQDSQRAITFKNGWQMARQNAEVWSSTEETVSPKIKSRSCDDLLNDDCDSLPDPKTKSESMGSLLCEEDPKESCPVTWASPYIQEGRSNGRSRLRHRSAHDAPGFLKMYKKMHRINRKDLMNSEVICSVKSRIMQYEKEQQHKGLLHGWSQSSTEEVPRDMVPTRISEFEKLIQKSKSMPNLGDEMLSPLTLEPQQNGLCPQRRFSIESLLEEENQGRHPSQIPRSYKSKALVPIHIEVTSDDQPRTHVEFSDSDQDGVVSDHSDYIHIEGSSFCSESDFDHFSFTSSESFYGSSHHHHHHHHQHHRHLISSCKGRCPASYTRFTTMLKHERAKHENADEPRRQEMDPGLSKLAFLVSPVPFRRKKSSTPKKQMEKAKCKTSVFEALDSALKDICDQIKAEKRRGSLPDNSILHRLISELLPDIPERNSSLKALKRSPTHQPFHPLPQEGAIHCPLYQNDCGRMPHSASFPDDTNNSYHHQDHASALHLQDHESPRSYSATLTDLGRTTPRERRGTPEKEKLPAKAVYDFKAQTSKELSFKKGDTVYILRKIDQNWYEGEHHGRVGIFPISYVEKLTPPEKAQPARPPPPAQPGEIGEAVAKYNFSADTNVELSLRKGDRIILLKRVDQNWYEGKIPGTNRQGIFPVSYVEVVKKHTTKGAEDYPELPIPHSYSSDRIHSLSSNKPQRPVFTHENIQGGGEPFQALYNYTPRNEDELELRESDVIDVMEKCDDGWFVGTSRRTRFFGTFPGNYVKRL
- the SORBS2 gene encoding sorbin and SH3 domain-containing protein 2 isoform X15, with the protein product MNTDSGGCARKRAAMSVTLTSVKRVQSSPNLLAAGRDSQSPDSAWRCFNDRNQETLNGDATCSSLAAKGFRSVRPNLQEKKSPTQSQITVNGNSGGTVSPMSYYQRPFSPSAYSLPGSLNSSMIMQHGRSLDSSEAYPQHAQSLDGSVGSSVPLYRSSEEEKRVTVIKAPHYPGIGPVDESGIPTAIRTTVDRPKDWYKTMFKQIHMVHKPDDDTDMYNTPYTYNAGLYNSPYSTQSHPAAKTQTYRPLSKSHSDNGTNAFKDASSPVPPPPIPPPVPPFRARDRSSTEKHDWDPPDRKVDTRKFRSEPRSIFEYEPGKSSILQHERPPPKKALDYVQDHSPRVSNEASLYQSSIDRSLERPTSSASMASDFRKRRRSEPAVGQPRGLGDPSARSTSPGRADLPGSSTTLTKSFISSSPSSPSRAKGGDDSQTCPSLCSFSGLNGHPSHELDYCNTYRQHLDVPQDSQRAITFKNGWQMARQNAEVWSSTEETVSPKIKSRSCDDLLNDDCDSLPDPKTKSESMGSLLCEEDPKESCPVTWASPYIQEGRSNGRSRLRHRSAHDAPGFLKMYKKMHRINRKDLMNSEVICSVKSRIMQYEKEQQHKGLLHGWSQSSTEEVPRDMVPTRISEFEKLIQKSKSMPNLGDEMLSPLTLEPQQNGLCPQRRFSIESLLEEENQGRHPSQIPRSYKSKALVPIHIEVTSDDQPRTHVEFSDSDQDGVVSDHSDYIHIEGSSFCSESDFDHFSFTSSESFYGSSHHHHHHHHQHHRHLISSCKGRCPASYTRFTTMLKHERAKHENADEPRRQEMDPGLSKLAFLVSPVPFRRKKSSTPKKQMEKAKCKTSVFEALDSALKDICDQIKAEKRRGSLPDNSILHRLISELLPDIPERNSSLKALKRSPTHQPFHPLPQEGAIHCPLYQNDCGRMPHSASFPDDTNNSYHHQDHASALHLQDHESPRSYSATLTDLGRTTPRERRGTPEKEKLPAKAVYDFKAQTSKELSFKKGDTVYILRKIDQNWYEGEHHGRVGIFPISYVEKLTPPEKAQPARPPPPAQPGEIGEAVAKYNFSADTNVELSLRKGDRIILLKRVDQNWYEGKIPGTNRQGIFPVSYVEVVKKHTTKGAEDYPELPIPHSYSSDRIHSLSSNKPQRPVFTHENIQGGGEPFQALYNYTPRNEDELELRESDVIDVMEKCDDGWFVGTSRRTRFFGTFPGNYVKRL